TGGTCAAGCAACAACCCAAAGCGGCTTGTTAAAATTAGGGGCTACGGCACACCGGGTAAGCGGAACTGTCATGGTTACCTACCCAGGTCAACAAGAGAGACCCTTGGTTGCCGGAGATGTTTTACAAGAAGGTGCCATCATTCGCACGGGCGCGGACGGCAATGTCTACCTCTCTCCTTATCCTCAGTCGTTGGCATGGTTGGAGCCTTCCTCTGAAATGGAAATTTTAAAACTGGCTCCTGATGCATCAGCTGGTTTGGATGCCAATATTTTACTAGGGCTAAAACAAGGAACCATTACTTCGACGTTGAGAGGTATTGATCACTCTAAAGTTTCCTACAAAATCAAGACACCCAGGGGAGTTGCTGCTGCTAGGGGCACAACCTTTACTGTTACCGCTGACGGCAACGTGATCGTTTGCTCAGTTACGGAGGGTAACATCACCGTCAATTTAGATGGTGGGTCTGTCTCTATGGATATAAGCAATGGCTTTGAAGCCACCTTTACTCCAAATGGAGGCGCACCTCAGCAATTGCCTATGAATGCTCAAAGAATCGCTCTCATTAACAACATCATCGAAGTTTACCGGCAAATTTTTGGCAATCTAGGTGAAGGGGGCGAGTTTGATGAGATTGAAGGCGTGGGTGATACCGATATCGGAGATGCGTTATCTGACCTCATAGACAATCTTGAAGACGCTCTTGATGACATCGACGATGATTTGGACGACGATGATACCACACCCACCAGCTAAGGTGCAACGCGCTCTAAATTCTCCCTCTCCCTAAAACTAAAGCGAAATAATTTGCAGCGTAGACTCATTCACCTAGATATCAGGGACTCACCAGGAATCCCTTTTTTGGTGTTTG
The Verrucomicrobiota bacterium DNA segment above includes these coding regions:
- a CDS encoding FecR domain-containing protein — protein: MRKISIIALCTLLSAQLMASPSLMIDAMGKLNFLDDSGNLAKSIDKGSIAADIELGDQKFRVSYGRDLQGNPNIIIYSNPTNPSNISLRGFGKEIKILDGGVLTIVATPDGNDAMLKSGLLGKVQVGGQTMQPNSVVNIGGGQITQQPIFQQAEMVKKSASGQATTQSGLLKLGATAHRVSGTVMVTYPGQQERPLVAGDVLQEGAIIRTGADGNVYLSPYPQSLAWLEPSSEMEILKLAPDASAGLDANILLGLKQGTITSTLRGIDHSKVSYKIKTPRGVAAARGTTFTVTADGNVIVCSVTEGNITVNLDGGSVSMDISNGFEATFTPNGGAPQQLPMNAQRIALINNIIEVYRQIFGNLGEGGEFDEIEGVGDTDIGDALSDLIDNLEDALDDIDDDLDDDDTTPTS